A genomic stretch from Numida meleagris isolate 19003 breed g44 Domestic line chromosome 2, NumMel1.0, whole genome shotgun sequence includes:
- the RIPK1 gene encoding receptor-interacting serine/threonine-protein kinase 1, which produces MSLDDIHMSTEDLLEKQQIDAGGYGTISLCLHRTHGYVVLKKVYTGPQRTECNASLLEEGRIMRNLQHDRVVKLLGVILEDGNYSLVLEYVCRGNMMKVLQKFPIPLSVKGRFILEIIEGMLYLHAQGIVHKDLKPENILVDKDFHIKIADLGVASFKNWSRLTKEETCRQKKIKSASQNNAGTLFYMAPEHLDNVNVKPVEKSDIYSFGIVIWAIFANKEPYEHGINEAHIYFGIIRGNRPDIEEITEECPDEIIIIMKQCWEQEAEKRPTFAEVAKKYMPFYYKNLEENIEDDLKKIEETWPESEELLQGMKSLQIDASPVDTSNGQTDQPRSLRSYEDQINEALFAACPENQPVESCETSFMSSDNLERKLEREYDYHAFGSRMDKSVPPAIYTSEMREKERRRKVSHDPFAKVSSVPQWSELYHKAENIGSNTNPWFWPPQVAAATQGNLDHFYGSKLNNLLPGNTEDLHEPCSPNAFSLSKYPVPESRPNLGSQSSVTQQQKNADTDTGIKVSASFTRGTFTYYPPAPPITREDSVMYNITNSSGIQIGSHNHMKIEEQNQHISASSLATEASYSHYKSTGIFDNNTALTEKQLNLVRENLSKQWKHCARELGFSNSEIDEIDHDYERDGLKEKVYQMVHKWVMREGSKGATVGKIARALFACRKLDLLDGLMRMKEE; this is translated from the exons ATGTCCCTGGATGACATCCACATGAGCACAGAGGATTTgcttgaaaaacaacaaatagaTGCTGGAGGATACGGAACAATTTCTTTATGCCTTCACAGGACACATGGATATGtagtattaaaaaaagtgtATACAGGACCCCAGCGCACTGA atgtaATGCTTCCCTTCTTGAAGAAGGCAGGATTATGCGCAATCTGCAGCATGACCGTGTGGTAAAACTACTAGGTGTAATTTTGGAAGATGGAAACTACTCACTTGTGTTGGAGTACGTGTGCCGGGGCAACATGATGAAAGTGCTACAAAAA TTCCCAATACCTTTGTCAGTGAAAGGGCGTTTCATCCTGGAGATCATAGAAGGTATGCTTTATCTACACGCGCAAGGCATAGTACACAAAGACCTAAAACCAGAAAACATCCTTGTGGATAAGGACTTCCACATTAAG attgcaGATCTTGGTGTTGCTTCCTTTAAGAACTGGAGCCGGCTGACCAAAGAAGAGACCTGCcgacagaagaaaatcaagagCGCTTCCCAGAACAATGCTGGGACCCTTTTCTATATGGCCCCAGAGCACTTAGACAATGTTAATGTAAAACCTGTGGAGAAATCAGATATTTACAGCTTTGGCATTGTAATCTGGGCGATTTTTGCTAACAAAGAGCCATATGAGC atggTATAAATGAAGCCCATATTTACTTTGGAATCATTCGTGGAAACAGACCAGACATAGAGGAAATCACTGAGGAATGCCCAGATGAAATTATTATCATAATGAAACAATGCTGGGAGCAAGAGGCAGAGAAACGGCCTACCTTCGCAG aagttgCTAAAAAATACATGCCCTTTTACTATAAAAatctagaagaaaatattgaagACGATCTGAAGAAGATAGAA GAAACGTGGCCCGAGTCAGAAGAATTGCTGCAAGGGATGAAATCCCTTCAAATAGATGCTTCACCAGTGGATACCAGTAATGGCCAAACAG ATCAGCCTAGGTCTCTACGCAGCTATGAGGATCAGATTAACGAAGCCTTGTTTGCTGCCTGCCCTGAGAACCAGCCTGTTGAGAGCTGTGAGACTTCGTTTATGTCCTCTGACAATctagaaagaaaacttgaaCGTGAATACGACTACCACGCATTTGGCAGCCGGATGGATAAATCAGTTCCACCTGCAATATACACCTctgaaatgagagagaaagaaaggagacgAAAAGTTTCCCATGATCCATTTGCAAAGGTGTCTTCTGTTCCTCAGTGGAGTGAACTGTATCACAAAGCTGAAAACATAGGATCAAACACTAATCCTTGGTTTTGGCCACCACAAGTTGCAGCAGCCACACAGGGAAATTTAGATCATTTTTATGGGTCAAAGCTTAACAATCTCCTACCAGGAAACACGGAAGATCTCCATGAACCATGTTCACCCAATGCCTTTAGCCTAAGCAAATATCCTGTGCCAGAATCTCGCCCAAACCTGGGGTCACAGAGCAGTGTAACCCAGCAACAGAAGAATGCAGACACGGATACAG GTATCAAGgtttctgcttctttcacaAGGGGAACTTTCACATATTATCCTCCTGCACCTCCAATAACCAGAG AAGATTCAGTCATGTACAACATAACTAACAGCTCCGGAATTCAAATTGGATCCCACAATCACATGAAGATTGAAGAGCAGAATCAACACATCAGCGCTTCTTCTCTTGCTACAGAAGCATCTTACTCACATTATAAATCAACGGGTATATTTG ACAATAATACTGCCTTGactgagaagcagctgaatCTAGTGAGAGAAAATTTATCTAAACAGTGGAAGCACTGTGCTCGTGAACTAGGGTTCAGCAATTCCGAAATTGATGAAATTGATCACGACTATGAACGAGATGgactaaaagaaaaagtttacCAAATGGTGCATAAGTGGGTAATGAGGGAAGGCTCCAAAGGTGCTACAGTTGGGAAAATTGCCAGAGCCCTCTTTGCCTGCCGAAAACTGGATCTCCTTGATGGCTTGATGCGAATGAAAGAGGAATAA